One segment of Variovorax sp. PAMC28562 DNA contains the following:
- the fabD gene encoding ACP S-malonyltransferase, whose amino-acid sequence MTSFAFVFPGQGSQAVAMLDGWGDHPAVVETVREASDALDEDIGALIKNGTKEALALTTNTQPVMLVAGVAAWRAWCAEGGAMPSVLAGHSLGEYSALVAAGVLTLAQAAPLVRFRAEAMQKAVPVGTGAMAAVLGLDSAKVIAGCAEATASFGADSAEIVEAVNFNDPMQTVIAGSKAAVDKACELLKANGAKRALLLPVSAPFHSSLMKPAAEALRAKLATVALSTPQMPVLNNIDVNVEIDADRIRDALVRQAAGPVRWVETVLALKARGVGAIIECGPGRVLAGMAKRIAPELMAGSVYDPATLAETKHSLAG is encoded by the coding sequence ATGACATCTTTCGCTTTTGTTTTTCCGGGTCAGGGCTCTCAAGCTGTGGCCATGCTCGACGGTTGGGGCGACCATCCTGCGGTCGTCGAAACCGTTCGCGAAGCCTCCGATGCTCTGGACGAAGACATCGGAGCGTTGATCAAGAACGGCACAAAAGAGGCGCTCGCGCTCACCACGAACACCCAGCCCGTGATGCTGGTTGCCGGCGTGGCGGCATGGCGTGCCTGGTGTGCAGAAGGCGGCGCGATGCCTAGCGTATTGGCGGGCCATTCGCTCGGCGAATATTCCGCGCTGGTGGCCGCCGGCGTGTTGACGTTGGCGCAGGCCGCTCCGTTGGTTCGCTTCCGGGCCGAAGCGATGCAGAAGGCTGTTCCGGTGGGAACCGGTGCCATGGCGGCCGTTCTCGGCCTGGACAGCGCCAAAGTCATCGCAGGTTGCGCTGAAGCGACAGCGAGCTTCGGCGCTGACAGCGCCGAAATCGTCGAAGCCGTGAATTTCAATGATCCGATGCAGACGGTGATCGCCGGCAGCAAAGCCGCGGTCGACAAGGCGTGCGAACTGCTCAAGGCGAACGGGGCCAAGCGCGCACTGCTGTTGCCGGTGTCGGCGCCTTTTCATTCAAGTCTGATGAAGCCAGCGGCTGAAGCCCTCCGCGCCAAACTCGCGACGGTCGCTTTGTCGACGCCGCAGATGCCTGTCCTCAACAATATCGATGTGAATGTCGAAATTGATGCCGATCGCATTCGAGACGCACTTGTGCGGCAAGCGGCCGGTCCGGTTCGCTGGGTCGAAACTGTGTTGGCCTTGAAAGCACGCGGCGTCGGCGCCATCATCGAGTGCGGGCCGGGCAGGGTCCTGGCGGGAATGGCAAAGCGCATCGCTCCCGAGCTGATGGCGGGGTCTGTATACGACCCAGCGACGCTCGCCGAAACTAAACACTCGCTCGCCGGCTGA
- a CDS encoding beta-ketoacyl-ACP synthase III, translating to MIPFSRITGTGSFLPPRRVTNDELAADLALRGIETSDQWIIDRTGIHARHFAEPHIGASDLALEAAKHALESAGRKASDIDLIIVATSTPDMVFPSSAAILQHKLGIAGCPAFDVQAVCSGFVYALTVADALIKTGTAKCALVIGAEVFSRILDFNDRTTCVLFGDGAGAVVLEASDQPGILASDLHADGKHVGILCVPGHVSGGKVLGTPLLHMDGQAVFKLAVRVLEDAARATLIKAGKTEADIDWLIPHQANIRIMEGTAKKLKLPLEKLIVTVHEHGNTSAASIPLALDEAVRSGKVKKNDIIMLEGVGGGFTWGAVLLNL from the coding sequence ATGATTCCTTTTTCACGCATCACCGGTACCGGAAGCTTTTTGCCACCGCGCCGGGTGACCAACGACGAACTCGCAGCCGATCTGGCGCTGCGGGGCATTGAAACCTCCGACCAGTGGATCATCGATCGCACGGGTATCCATGCCCGTCATTTCGCCGAGCCACATATCGGTGCCAGCGACCTTGCGCTCGAAGCTGCAAAACACGCGCTGGAATCGGCCGGGCGCAAGGCCAGCGACATCGACCTGATCATCGTGGCGACATCGACGCCGGACATGGTGTTCCCTTCGTCCGCCGCGATCCTTCAGCACAAACTGGGCATCGCGGGTTGCCCGGCCTTCGATGTGCAAGCGGTTTGCAGTGGATTCGTTTATGCGCTCACAGTGGCCGACGCCCTGATCAAGACCGGAACAGCGAAGTGCGCGCTGGTCATCGGCGCCGAGGTGTTCTCCCGCATTCTTGACTTCAACGATCGCACTACCTGCGTCCTGTTCGGCGACGGTGCCGGTGCTGTCGTCCTTGAGGCGAGCGATCAACCCGGCATTCTTGCGAGCGATCTCCATGCCGACGGCAAGCACGTCGGCATCTTGTGCGTACCGGGACACGTTTCTGGCGGCAAGGTCCTTGGAACACCGCTACTGCACATGGATGGCCAGGCTGTCTTCAAATTGGCCGTGCGCGTGCTGGAAGATGCTGCGCGGGCCACACTGATCAAAGCGGGCAAAACCGAAGCCGACATCGACTGGCTCATCCCGCACCAGGCCAACATCCGGATCATGGAAGGTACGGCCAAGAAGCTGAAGTTGCCACTCGAAAAACTGATCGTCACCGTGCACGAGCACGGCAACACGTCTGCTGCTTCGATTCCGCTGGCGCTCGACGAAGCAGTGCGCTCTGGCAAAGTCAAGAAGAACGACATCATCATGCTCGAAGGCGTCGGCGGTGGCTTCACCTGGGGTGCAGTGCTACTGAATTTGTAG